The Rhododendron vialii isolate Sample 1 chromosome 6a, ASM3025357v1 genome includes a window with the following:
- the LOC131328873 gene encoding uncharacterized protein LOC131328873, with protein sequence MALRAPLDGGPCMLRSSFGDWEVAAMCFRNDSHRLVYKPSRSFVCKYAETLAIDGRRWDSAVEVVPWPNKMIYASFLYLFQINDETCWFVKNIETDINAEFVRRFAY encoded by the exons ATGGCTCTTCGGGCACCATTAGATGGTGGCCCATGCATGCTACGAAGTAGCTTTGGAGATTGGGAAGTTGCAGCTATGTGCTTCCGCAATGATTCACATCGTTTGGTATACAAACCTTCGAGGAGTTTTGTTTGTAAGTATGCTGAAACATTAGCCATTGATGGACGGCGGTGGGATTCAGCAGTGGAAGTAGTTCCATGGCCTAACAAAATGATTTATGCCTCATTTCTATATCTTTTCCAAATCA ATGATGAAACTTGCtggtttgttaaaaatattgaaaccgaTATTAATGCTGAGTTTGTGAGAAGATTTGCTTATTAA